The DNA window GAATCCGAAGGGAATCGCCTGCAGTCGCGGCGCGGTGGGCTTGATGTATGGCTTGCCGAGATAGAACGCCAACCCCGCGCCGAACAACATTAACGCGATGCCGACGGCGACATCGTTCACGCGGGGTTTGCTGCAGAGCCAGGCGTGCAGAATGCCGAACACCGCACCGGCCAGCCCGGCGGCGATCACGCCAATCCAGGGGGATACGGCCATCGCAAGTCCGCCGGGTGCGCCCAGTGCGACGCTCGTCTGGTATGAGATGGCGTAGCCCGCCATCGCACCCATAACCAGGGTGCCTTCGAGGCCGAGGTTGATGCGGCCGCTCCGCTCGGTCAGCGTCTCCCCAAGGCTGACGAAGATGAACGGCGTGCTGACGCGAATAGCGCCGGCCACCATTGCCAGCGGGACGCTCCAGAGGCCAAGTGAATCTTCGGTCACGACTTCGCCTCCCTTCGCTGCAGGAACTTCAGCCGGCCGTAGAGTGTTTCAAATACCAGGACAACCAGGAACAGAATGCCCTGGAATACCAACGCAGTGGCATCGGGCATCATCAGCGACTTTTGCAGGCGTCCTCCGCCGGCCGAAATGCCGCCGATCAGCACCGCCACGGGAATGATCGCCAGGGGATTGTGACGCGCGAGAAAGGCCACCAGGATCCCGGTGTATCCGTAGCCGACGGCGAGATTGGCATTGGCGCGCCCGTGAACGGCTGCGACTTCCGTCACACCGGCGATGCCGGCGGCGGCCCCGGCGAGAAAGCTGACAATCAGCGTGATGCTGGCGATCGACAGCCCGGCCATCTTCGCCGCCCGCGCGTTTCCGCCGACAATGCTCGCCGCGAAGCCCAGCGTCGTCCGATCCATCAGCACCCAGCAGATCAGGCAAGCGACGATGCCGATGACCAGACCCCAATGGACATCAATCCCGGGCAGCTTGCCGATGCGATTGGCGTCGCCGATGAAATGGCTGGAGGGATTGTTGAGGCTCGAAGGATCCCACATCGGCCCCTTGTCGACCATGTGGTTGAGGATCGCGACAGCGATATAGATCAGCAGCAGGCTGCAGATGGTTTCGTTGACGCCGCGAAACTGCTTGAGCGCGCCGGCGGCGGCAATCCAAAGCCCGCCGACCAGCGAACCGGCGAGAAACATGCACGAAATCGTAACCGCAGGCGAAGCGCCACTGACGGCTGTCGCGACGGCCGCCGCCGACAAGCCGCCCATCACCAGCGCCCCTTCGCCACCGATGATGACCATGCCCAGTCGGGCAGGCAGGGCCGTGCATAACCCGGTCAGAAGCAGCGGGGCGGCACGGGTCAGCGTATTACCCCAGGCGAACGATGTGCCGAAAGCCCCTTTGTACATCAACTCGTAAACTTCAAACGGACTGTGCCCCGCCAGCAGCACGAAGACGCCGAACAGCACCATCGAGACCAGGATGCCCAGCAACGTGATCGCGATCGATTCCAACGCCGCCCACGGCAGCACATTCAGCAATCGCTGCCCGATCGTCCGGCCGGGATCGCCGCCGTCGTTCAGCGGTTGAAGGGCCGGCAGCCCGTTGACGTCGACCTGGGACATATTGGACGTTTCTGTGCAGGACTCGGACGTAGACATCGCCGCGAGGATTATTCTTGCTTCGCAAGCTGCGACCGCGGTTCCCCTCCTCCGAACGAAGGAGGGGAACCTCAACCGTCGCACTTGTGTCGCCGCGTCAGTTCACAGCACCGTTCACGCCTTCAACCAGGTACCCCATCTTTTCGAGGATCGGATCGGTCTGGGCGATCTCTTTGCCGGCTTCGATCACGATCGCGCCCTTGTTGTCCTTCAGCGGCCCCTTGAAGATGACCAGCTTGCCTTCCATCGCCTTGG is part of the Humisphaera borealis genome and encodes:
- a CDS encoding ABC transporter permease; this encodes MSQVDVNGLPALQPLNDGGDPGRTIGQRLLNVLPWAALESIAITLLGILVSMVLFGVFVLLAGHSPFEVYELMYKGAFGTSFAWGNTLTRAAPLLLTGLCTALPARLGMVIIGGEGALVMGGLSAAAVATAVSGASPAVTISCMFLAGSLVGGLWIAAAGALKQFRGVNETICSLLLIYIAVAILNHMVDKGPMWDPSSLNNPSSHFIGDANRIGKLPGIDVHWGLVIGIVACLICWVLMDRTTLGFAASIVGGNARAAKMAGLSIASITLIVSFLAGAAAGIAGVTEVAAVHGRANANLAVGYGYTGILVAFLARHNPLAIIPVAVLIGGISAGGGRLQKSLMMPDATALVFQGILFLVVLVFETLYGRLKFLQRREAKS